A single genomic interval of Rhinatrema bivittatum chromosome 12, aRhiBiv1.1, whole genome shotgun sequence harbors:
- the LOC115074361 gene encoding protein HEXIM1-like isoform X1 has protein sequence MEALEMQVFPSPCNPTVQQGQWHYKLHAHCHATEQTVWKHHWLLTLLCDVGGSVFANTLHCHQIEKRHGFMAHSSASSVLCSRILDCSLKGSKCSLSLVGGAPWFTGETKIRQNGSPSDGHKSVDTKVSKRRQRRANRRQRRWKPYFKLSWEEKKQLDERETLRAARVRAEMFAKGQPVAPYNTTQFLMEDHDQEEPDLKTDLFPWRPLAIKLDEINEESFLEKEDGGSSSGIGGDSGEFLQRDFLETYEKYHVESLQNMSKEELIREYLELEKCLCQMEEENNRLRLESKKGGRSREPGNSSSGIKELQSERDLSREEVTKRPWASRQEQSQIKELEFEIKRIQTENLRLTMENQLFQKQKNNPKIM, from the coding sequence ACTGTTTGGAAACATCACTGGCTTTTGACTCTCTtatgtgatgtgggaggatcAGTGTTTGCTAATACACTTCACTGCCATCAAATTGAGAAAAGACACGGATTCATGGCCCACTCATCAGCGAGTTCCGTTCTTTGTAGCAGGATTCTTGATTGTTCTCTCAAGGGTAGCAAATGTTCACTGTCCCTGGTAGGTGGTGCCCCCTGGTTCACTGGAGAGACTAAGATAAGGCAGAATGGTAGCCCAAGTGATGGCCATAAATCTGTGGATACCAAGGTTAGCAAGAGACGCCAAAGGAGAGCCAACAGACGGCAGAGACGTTGGAAGCCCTACTTCAAGCTATCCTGGGAGGAGAAGAAGCAGCTGGATGAGAGGGAGACCCTGCGGGCTGCCCGGGTACGGGCCGAGATGTTTGCCAAGGGCCAGCCGGTGGCACCGTACAATACTACCCAGTTCCTAATGGAGGATCATGACCAGGAGGAGCCCGACCTGAAGACTGACCTGTTCCCCTGGAGGCCCTTAGCCATCAAGTTGGATGAGATAAATGAGGAGAGTTTCCTGGAGAAGGAggatggcggcagcagcagtggcataggAGGGGACAGTGGTGAGTTCCTGCAGAGGGACTTCTTAGAGACCTACGAGAAGTACCACGTGGAGAGTCTGCAGAACATGAGCAAGGAGGAGCTGATCCGGGAGTACCTGGAGCTGGAGAAGTGCCTGTGCCAGATGGAGGAGGAGAACAACAGACTCAGGCTGGAGAGCAAGAAAGGTGGTCGGAGCAGGGAGCCGGGGAACAGCAGCTCCGGGATCAAAGAACTGCAGTCAGAGAGAGACCTTTCTAGAGAGGAAGTGACCAAAAGGCCATGGGCTTCCCGGCAGGAGCAGAGCCAGATCAAGGAACTGGAGTTCGAGATCAAGCGTATCCAAACTGAGAACCTCAGACTGACCATGGAGAACCAACTCTTccagaaacagaaaaataatcccaaaatAATGTGA
- the LOC115074361 gene encoding protein HEXIM1-like isoform X2 encodes MAHSSASSVLCSRILDCSLKGSKCSLSLVGGAPWFTGETKIRQNGSPSDGHKSVDTKVSKRRQRRANRRQRRWKPYFKLSWEEKKQLDERETLRAARVRAEMFAKGQPVAPYNTTQFLMEDHDQEEPDLKTDLFPWRPLAIKLDEINEESFLEKEDGGSSSGIGGDSGEFLQRDFLETYEKYHVESLQNMSKEELIREYLELEKCLCQMEEENNRLRLESKKGGRSREPGNSSSGIKELQSERDLSREEVTKRPWASRQEQSQIKELEFEIKRIQTENLRLTMENQLFQKQKNNPKIM; translated from the coding sequence ATGGCCCACTCATCAGCGAGTTCCGTTCTTTGTAGCAGGATTCTTGATTGTTCTCTCAAGGGTAGCAAATGTTCACTGTCCCTGGTAGGTGGTGCCCCCTGGTTCACTGGAGAGACTAAGATAAGGCAGAATGGTAGCCCAAGTGATGGCCATAAATCTGTGGATACCAAGGTTAGCAAGAGACGCCAAAGGAGAGCCAACAGACGGCAGAGACGTTGGAAGCCCTACTTCAAGCTATCCTGGGAGGAGAAGAAGCAGCTGGATGAGAGGGAGACCCTGCGGGCTGCCCGGGTACGGGCCGAGATGTTTGCCAAGGGCCAGCCGGTGGCACCGTACAATACTACCCAGTTCCTAATGGAGGATCATGACCAGGAGGAGCCCGACCTGAAGACTGACCTGTTCCCCTGGAGGCCCTTAGCCATCAAGTTGGATGAGATAAATGAGGAGAGTTTCCTGGAGAAGGAggatggcggcagcagcagtggcataggAGGGGACAGTGGTGAGTTCCTGCAGAGGGACTTCTTAGAGACCTACGAGAAGTACCACGTGGAGAGTCTGCAGAACATGAGCAAGGAGGAGCTGATCCGGGAGTACCTGGAGCTGGAGAAGTGCCTGTGCCAGATGGAGGAGGAGAACAACAGACTCAGGCTGGAGAGCAAGAAAGGTGGTCGGAGCAGGGAGCCGGGGAACAGCAGCTCCGGGATCAAAGAACTGCAGTCAGAGAGAGACCTTTCTAGAGAGGAAGTGACCAAAAGGCCATGGGCTTCCCGGCAGGAGCAGAGCCAGATCAAGGAACTGGAGTTCGAGATCAAGCGTATCCAAACTGAGAACCTCAGACTGACCATGGAGAACCAACTCTTccagaaacagaaaaataatcccaaaatAATGTGA